A region of the Apium graveolens cultivar Ventura chromosome 6, ASM990537v1, whole genome shotgun sequence genome:
ttagcattacaagtgggaagataggagcagattacagcgaagaaacggagtaAAACAGAtaaattttccagaaggggtctgagcgcccgctcaggaaagcTGAGCGGTCGTGCAGGGTCGTAAAttcagatttattattttagacttctatttctgtttggattccaacttctgagttatctgggttttatgggactcctatataagtatatttcagagacgtttcacaaaggttggatcgttgtattaatcaaggagcgaaggagataaggaagaagaccgttttagcacaccgcaacgaagaggaagcatattttcttgtgattctttatttcgttgtaacgttggatgctagttttcttactttgaacctatttactcttgtgacgtactctggtttaatataagtagtttagttattattctcttgtgtttatttatcatgttttcatatgaactcatgatgacgatgagtgctatcatgggttaatcgtgataatggggtcgtaacggatttactatggaattctttagttagttgtttaataccttaatgtgtgatgattgtatgatatctagtattggttgtgcgtattcgtcttatgtgcgtcgcgaacatataagatagggtgttaatctcttgtgaagcgacgatggatcttgagatttagaacttgccatgctagcatatgttcatgtatGAATATTCATGATCaatgggtaactctaacagttttattcgccctatgtaatcaaaaagtaataacttgtgcttaaattgttatgttataatttctgtagacatatagggactcaacataattgatgcctattcaacttctatcttaattgtggatgtttggtagaatggtattagtacaatgaaagttggcttttatcagtttcgtgttcttcgattaatatcatcactgttgcatgctaagggtaataacaatagctattgaaggaagtagtaatgaagttgtgatctcatgagtgttttaatattattaatttgagtgttaattaagtggttaattatagtagttaattgtagttaataattagttaatcaattctaagtgttagtgtcttaacattgagaagtaatcatacattggtgagtgagttaattgaacaataattagtctgagtctatgtgggaacgaactagaaagtattctatattacttgcaaacgcgtatacttgcatgtgttaatagcgcgtgttttcgcccaaACAAGTGGATTGGCCATCATGATAAACAacattattttctttttccaaacagtgtagttagctttgtcaaaggtaggaattttgatgctactgattttctgtgtattcattcttccaagatcttgaatttgtttactttcagattttgctctgataccacttgttatgtaatgaatcacacacagaggggggtgaatgtgtttttctgattttaggcttttcttgcaaggtaatggttgaacaaagtaaattaaatattgtatagaaaagtgttcatgcagaatctaaacttgcagaaaataaagaacacaaatcttaaaaactcacttaatttttatattaaaaattaagactattttgctacaaaatttttaagctctttgatgttaaagagctcagcttcttcttgagagtgatacaagagatttgatccaaattgttacatctaactagagaaccagtgttaactttataactcagttaactgctggtttacacagtggataataaacatgctattagcttttctaaattgtcacttatcatttctattTATTGGAAAACCAAAtattccatttctggcttagcatatctttggcaTCCCGTGTTTTCTTTAATCTTCCTCtttcagttaatctttgtcattgatcttgcacactcttcaaactgcttttcgtagacttgtcaatccagctgttgtattttttgttgattgtttatcttggatattgaactgatctgtaattctgtactttgagactataCCTCGAGAtttccagtttgaattaatagaacacttgacatctcgataagtacataggcttatcgagatctctagcactccatattgagtttggcttgtagaggtcttcagcttgtcgagatctctagtcttcacatcttcactctgacttgtagatatctctgagttctcgaattaATGTAGGCTtgtcgacaactctgagttctctagtgaaggaatgacttgtcgatatctccaatcttcagttctgcaaattggcttttcgatatcttcttgagttctcgagtagctttcctgacttctctattcccggtggatgttgctcatccgtcgagtagtgattgttcatccatcgagtagatattgctcattcgtcaagtagatattgctcatccatcgagtagatattgcccATCCgccgagtagatattgctcatccttcggctagccaaactactatcccgatggatgttcctcattcGTCGGCActctctggagttctcgaatgacttctctataacattaaatatgtgacttttagagatcttgacttagaatatttttctccaaacagatttattcaactccaaacttcttcaaaattcttctgaggcatggtcttcttgattttcttccagatggaatccttaggcttgatactgttttaggaaaaagacttcagtctgctcctttgcatttttacagactttaagtgttacaagtacaaaatacaaatttagataacaatacaacttactcagCGTTAACAGATTATCTTAGTCTTATTAAAGTACAGGAATGTCTTTTACAACATTTTAGTAGGTCTTTTTTCAGTTGGTTTGTTTATTCTCATTTATGACTCATTTATGACCGTCGGATATTTTTAATTAAGTGATCAGGACCGTTAGATCCCGTTACTAAAATAATATGCACTACTCAAATTTTTAGGTTCGAATCCtaccaataacaaatatttatattattattttacacTACTCAAACTCCTAGGTTTGAACCctgccaacaacaaatatttatattattatgtACATGCTATTCAAGTTTCAGGTTCGAATTCCgctaataaaaaatattaatattattatttataaatatactaataaggtTAATGATCCAAATCTtatcaattatatatattatttaatattaattaaaataaatttattatgattttaaatAATACTCTAGCTCTCCATAAAGATAGAATTTTAATAACCGAAGGGTCTCTCCATGAAGTGAGAGGTTTGAATTTCTCTCTCCTTATAGTAAACCATTTAGAATTTGTGTGAGTTTTTCTGAGATCTGGCATGGAGAATCTAGACGTCTTGATGACTGACTTAGATATCTCAAATGAAGAGAATGTGGAGTTTTTTTTTAGGATGACTTGGAGGAGGAAAGTAATAGGTTTGAGCTATGTGTCGTGGGTAGATTCTTAACCGAGAAAAACATCAATGTAAGGGCGATGAAATCGAAATTGGCAGATCTGTGGCGACCAGCGATGGGAATAAGTATAAAACCTTTAAGGTCAGGTATTTTTCTATTTCAATTTTTCCACAAGGATGATATGAAATGGATGTTGAATAATGGACCCTAGTCTTTCGATGGTGCCCTGTTGGTGGTTAACTCTGTTCGTATGGGGGAGGAGCCTTTAAATGTTTCATTGAATGAGGCCGAGTTTTGGATTCAGATATACGACCTTCCTAGTGGTTTTATGACAGAAGCGGTTGGAAGGCAATTGGGTAATTTCTTCGTGCAATTTGTCTCTTATGATCCTAGTAACAATGATAGCATCTGGAGAGAGTACATGCGTGTTCGTATTAAGGTGGATGTTAGATTACCTCTGAAGAGAAAGAAGAAGGTCAGTAGGAGGAATAAGACAGACTTTATTGTTAATGTCAAGTATGAAAAATTAAGtgatttttgtttcttgtgtGGAATGTTGTCGCATACTGAGAGGTTCTGTAAGAAAAAGCTGTAAGATGAAGCAGGTTCGGTGGTAAGGGAGTGGGGAGGATGGTTTCGAGCGCCGCCGAGGAGAGGTATAAATCAGGAACGTAGTAAATGGCTGCGTGATGAGAAGGACGAGAATTGGGGCATGAAAGGCGGGAGGGATAACAGTCAGGGTTTTCAAAATCCTAATTTTTAGCAAGGAAGTAGTTTGTTCCGTGATGGGAGGTATGAGGTGAATAAGTTGGCTATAATTACGGGATTTACAAGTAAGGAGGGATTTTCTGTTACTCCAGGAGCGGGAAGTTCAAGTTTGAAATTGATTAATGGGCCAGAGGAAGCGGAGTTAATTGGGCTTGACTTAGAGGAGAGGAAAAGGAAAAGGCTAAGCCCAAAAGAGATTGAAGAGGTTGGTGTATCAAATGGTAACAACAACATGGATTATGTACTTTCTAGTTCTGATTGTACAGAAACCAACAATACTTTTTTGGCTCCGCTTGCTAGGCAAGCGAGCCAGGGCCAATGAATTGTGTTAGCTGGAACTGTCGAGGACTTGGGAAGCCTCGTACAGTTCGTGTTCTATGCGATCTTGTTAAGGATCGTAATCCCGATATTTTATTTTTAAGTGAAACTATTTCAGTAAGTAGGAAAATTGAAGAACTTCGTATTAAGATGGGTTATGATAGTTGCTTTTCAGTTGATAAGGTGGGAAGAAGTGGAGGTTTAGCAGTTTTCTGGAGGAATTCAGCGAGGTGCAACATTACGGGATACTCTCGTAGTCATATTGATCTTGTTTTTTTAGAGAATAATGTTGAAGTGTGGCATTTGTCTTGTTTCTATGGTTTTCCCGACCGTGCCAGAAGGAAGGAATCCTGGAATTTGATTCGAGCTTTATCTAGATTATCTCCCCTTCCTTGGTGCATTATAGGTGATTTTAATGACTTGTTATACAATTCGGATAAACAAGGAGTGCATCCTCACCCTAATGCTTTAATGGAAGGTTTTAGAAAGGCTGTAGATGATAGTGAGCTTTGTGAGTTAGATTTGTTGGGTGGTTTGTTTACCTGGGAAAAAAGTCGAGGGAAGGATGATTGGGTTCGAGAACGTCTGGATCGAGCGTTTGCTAATATGAGCTGGTGGGCTAGATTTCCTTTGTGTAAGTTGAAGGTTATTGTCACTCCAGTGTCTGACCATGATCCTATATAGCTGGTGTTGTTTGATATTGAAATCTCGAAAAAGAAGTTCAGATTTAGGTTTGAAAATATGTGGCTTAAGGAGGCATCTTTCTTACGAGAAACCACTGAGTTTTGGAGAAGTATTCCTTTCTCTCATTTGATTCCTAAACTGCATTCAATATCAGATTTTATGGAGAAATGGGGTCGGAAATTTTTTAATAAGTTAAAGGAAAAATTAAAGAAGCAGAAAGTAGTTTTGGATTCGTTGAAGGATAAAACAGATGCTAGCAGTGTTAAAAGTTTTTTGGAGGAAAAACAGAAGCTGAATGAGATTTTGCTGCAAGAGGAATTATACAGGAAACAAAGGGCAAAGCTGTTTTGGTTACAGGAAGGGGATGATAATACGCGTTTCTTCCATGCAAGTGCTTCAGCAAGAAGAAAAGCAAATCGTATAGATTTTTTTGGGTCTGATGACGGAGTTCGAGTGGAGGATACAGAAGGCATGTGTTCTGTAGTTAAGGATTACTTTTCGAAAGTGTTTGCAGAACCTGATCATATTGCTCAGGGAGGTCATGAAAGTAGTCCGAGAATGGTAACAGAGGAACAGAATGATTTGTTGATAGCAGAGGTTACGTTTGAGGAGTTCACGGTGGCTATAAAACAGATGCACCCTGATAAAGCATCCGGTCCGGATGGTCTAAATCCCGCTTTTTATCAGAGTTTTTGGTCAATCATGGGGAAGGAGGTTTATATATGTTGTAAAGATTGGCTAGAAGAGAATCCTTTTCCTGCTAGTCTGAACAATACAAATGTGGTGCTGATTCCTAAAAAAGGTGATGCAGCTTCGATGAAAGACTATAGACCAATTGCTCTGTGCAATGTTCTCTACAAAATCATGGCTCAAGTCTTGGCTAATCGTCTTAAAGTATTTTTACCAGCTCTTATTTCTAAAAATCAGTCAATATTTGTGCCCGATAGGAATATCACAGATAACGTTGTGGTTGCTTTTGAAGTCATTCATCATATGAGGAATAAAACTGGTGGTCAGGAAGGGGAAATTGCTTTGAAGCTAGATGTTAGTAAAGCATATGACAGAGTGAATTGGAAGTACTTGCAGTCGAATGGTTTTGCTGGGCTTTTGTAAGCAGTGGATTGCTTGGGTGATGAGATGTGTTACAACGATATCTTATGATTTCTGTTTCAATGGTGTGAGTATAGGTCCAGTAATTCCTCGAAGGGGTTTGAGACAGGGAGACCCTATCTCCCCGTACCTCTTTTTGTTTTGTGTGGAAGGTCTTTCGAATGCTCTGGATGTAGCTGCAAGTAGTGGTCAAATCAGTGGATGCAGAATCAGTCCTAATGCTCCTCTGATCACTCACCTTCTCTTTGCCAATGACAACTTTCTCTTTTTTAAAGCAAACAGAGAGGAGGTTATTCGGGTTAAAAACCTGTTAGCTCATTATGCAGACTTTTCAGGTCAGGCCATTAATTTCCAAAAATCGGGCATCTTCTTTAGCTCGAATGTAAGGAGGGATAAGCAATTAGAGTTTTCGAATTTGTTAGGGGTTTATAATGATATTAGCACAAGTAACTATCTGGGTTACCTTCACTGATTGGCCGTTCTAAGAAGAGAGTATTCACTTTCTTGAAAgagaagatcaggaaaagaatTCAAGCGTGGGGTGCTAAACCTATTTCCAGGGCTGGTAAAACAGTTTTGCTGAAGAATGTAGCTCAGTCCATACCCTCTTACTG
Encoded here:
- the LOC141665410 gene encoding uncharacterized protein LOC141665410, giving the protein MNCVSWNCRGLGKPRTVRVLCDLVKDRNPDILFLSETISVSRKIEELRIKMGYDSCFSVDKVGRSGGLAVFWRNSARCNITGYSRSHIDLVFLENNVEVWHLSCFYGFPDRARRKESWNLIRALSRLSPLPWCIIGDFNDLLYNSDKQGVHPHPNALMEGFRKAVDDSELCELDLLGGLFTWEKSRGKDDWVRERLDRAFANMSWWARFPLCKLKVIVTPVSDHDPI